Proteins co-encoded in one Spirosoma endbachense genomic window:
- a CDS encoding energy transducer TonB yields the protein MRTISLLFLLVGALWLPTQAQQSHLDSSSTQNRPIFTVVEQQPEFPGGMNKLSQYFRTNLRYPEAARKARIQGRVFITFIVSEDGAIQQVYALKSVDPELDAEAVRLVQSMPNWKPARQGGQPVACRYNIPVNFAL from the coding sequence ATGCGGACTATTTCACTTCTTTTCCTACTGGTTGGAGCACTTTGGCTTCCCACTCAGGCACAGCAGTCTCACCTTGACTCAAGTTCTACCCAGAATCGACCAATCTTTACCGTCGTCGAACAGCAACCCGAGTTTCCGGGTGGTATGAACAAATTGAGTCAGTATTTTCGGACCAATCTACGTTATCCGGAGGCCGCCCGAAAGGCCAGAATTCAGGGCCGTGTCTTCATTACTTTTATTGTTTCAGAGGACGGAGCAATTCAGCAAGTCTATGCCCTGAAAAGTGTCGACCCTGAGCTAGATGCCGAAGCGGTACGATTGGTCCAAAGTATGCCGAATTGGAAACCGGCCAGGCAGGGGGGGCAACCGGTAGCTTGTCGTTACAACATCCCTGTAAATTTTGCATTATAA
- a CDS encoding polyprenol monophosphomannose synthase encodes MKERLVVIPTYNEIENIEAIIRKVFSLPEPFDLLIVDDGSPDGTARRVRDLQEEYNGSGSPSRLHLLERRGKLGLGTAYIDGFKWALSRGYHYLFEMDADFSHNPDDLIKLYHACADEGPDRADVAVGSRYIRGVNVVNWPMGRVLMSYFAGVYVRFITGMSIMDPTAGFVCYRHDVLEVILHNPIKFVGYAFQIEMKFTCWKYGFRIKEVPIIFTDRTKGVSKMSTKIFKEAVFGVLQMKVSSFFRHYIPRRQAAETMAEPVDAV; translated from the coding sequence GTGAAAGAACGTCTGGTAGTAATTCCCACTTATAATGAAATTGAGAACATCGAAGCTATTATCCGTAAAGTGTTCTCACTGCCAGAGCCGTTCGATCTACTGATCGTTGACGATGGCTCACCCGATGGCACGGCCCGGCGCGTCCGTGATTTACAGGAAGAATATAATGGAAGTGGATCGCCGTCCCGGTTGCATCTGCTCGAACGGCGCGGTAAACTCGGCCTGGGCACGGCTTATATCGATGGGTTTAAATGGGCCTTATCGCGGGGTTACCACTATCTCTTCGAGATGGACGCCGACTTCTCGCACAACCCGGATGACCTCATCAAGCTTTATCATGCGTGCGCCGATGAAGGGCCTGATCGCGCTGACGTAGCAGTTGGCTCTCGCTATATTCGCGGAGTTAACGTTGTCAACTGGCCGATGGGGCGGGTACTGATGTCTTATTTTGCTGGCGTGTATGTGCGATTCATTACCGGCATGTCGATTATGGACCCAACGGCGGGTTTTGTGTGCTACCGCCATGATGTACTGGAAGTGATTCTTCACAATCCAATCAAATTTGTTGGTTATGCCTTCCAGATCGAAATGAAATTTACGTGCTGGAAATACGGTTTTCGAATTAAAGAAGTGCCCATCATTTTTACTGACCGTACAAAGGGCGTTTCTAAAATGTCCACCAAAATATTCAAAGAGGCAGTTTTCGGCGTTCTGCAAATGAAAGTCAGTAGTTTTTTCCGGCACTACATTCCACGCCGACAAGCCGCCGAAACAATGGCCGAGCCGGTTGATGCGGTTTAG
- a CDS encoding sensor histidine kinase — protein sequence MKNRLSLYWKCQLAGWSLAALYWGYTGITGGTFNVALGLLQFVTDVAAYSLITHLYRNFALRQGWTDLEINPLLKRIIPAVFVLGLVYLVVTAAKIVLFRLWFQTGPIQSFPVFFELNGVAIFIAGIRLMSIWLLAYHLYHYAQREVKSTREKARLEITTRDARLSNLSAQLNPHLLFNSLNTIKALVIDEPESARRAIDLLSDLLRTGLYTGDDVLISVKDELALVKDYLELEKLRFEERLTYQVQLDDSLSSVRILRLSIQTLVENALKHGISTRKEGGCVRIQLSEEAGFLTIMVQNPGRLDARIPITGLGIANLKERLQLKFNGQANLHLLNEPEGIVSAVVRIPIA from the coding sequence TTGAAAAATCGATTATCCCTTTACTGGAAATGTCAATTGGCCGGTTGGTCGCTGGCGGCCCTTTATTGGGGATATACCGGTATCACAGGCGGGACATTCAATGTTGCGTTAGGCCTTCTTCAATTTGTAACGGATGTTGCAGCTTATAGTCTGATTACGCACCTATACCGAAACTTTGCGTTACGCCAGGGATGGACAGACCTGGAAATCAATCCGTTACTTAAACGCATAATCCCTGCCGTTTTTGTACTGGGGCTTGTTTATCTGGTGGTTACGGCGGCTAAAATCGTTTTGTTCAGGTTGTGGTTTCAAACTGGCCCGATCCAAAGTTTTCCTGTGTTTTTTGAGCTTAATGGCGTTGCCATTTTTATTGCCGGTATCCGGCTGATGTCCATATGGCTACTTGCTTACCATTTATACCACTATGCCCAGCGGGAAGTCAAATCAACCCGAGAGAAGGCCCGACTGGAAATCACGACCCGAGATGCCCGTTTAAGTAACCTCTCGGCCCAGCTCAACCCACACTTACTGTTCAATTCACTGAACACCATAAAGGCGCTGGTAATTGATGAGCCCGAATCGGCCAGACGAGCTATTGACCTGTTATCCGATTTACTACGAACGGGGCTGTATACTGGGGATGATGTACTTATTTCGGTGAAAGATGAACTCGCCCTGGTGAAAGATTATCTGGAACTGGAAAAACTTCGCTTCGAAGAACGGTTAACGTATCAGGTGCAACTGGATGATAGCCTCTCATCGGTGCGGATACTGCGCTTATCCATTCAGACATTGGTGGAGAATGCGCTCAAGCATGGAATAAGCACGCGGAAAGAAGGAGGCTGTGTCCGTATCCAGCTCTCAGAAGAAGCCGGGTTTCTTACGATCATGGTCCAAAATCCGGGCCGTCTCGATGCGCGTATACCCATAACCGGTTTAGGGATTGCCAATTTAAAGGAACGGCTGCAACTCAAATTCAATGGGCAGGCAAATTTGCACTTACTGAACGAACCGGAAGGAATTGTTTCAGCTGTCGTACGGATACCAATCGCATGA
- a CDS encoding LytR/AlgR family response regulator transcription factor: protein MKKISVLIIDDERHARMELKRLIAGFPELDCIGEARNADEAQQLIEDKHPDLLFLDIQMPERSGFDLLQALDNVPEVIFVTAFDQYAIKAFDVNALDYLLKPIRAERFAQAIAKLTMKAAFSGQSKQIFVKDRDQYHFIRWNKVYLIESMDNYARLFYEQKNVWLKSSLNQLVKTLDEAIFFRINRAQVVNMHFIQTINTSENSRLTITLTTGQTLKVSQRQSARLKNAGNI, encoded by the coding sequence ATGAAGAAGATAAGCGTACTGATCATTGATGATGAGCGTCATGCCCGAATGGAGCTCAAGCGACTGATCGCTGGCTTTCCCGAACTGGATTGTATTGGCGAAGCCAGAAACGCCGATGAAGCACAACAGCTTATCGAAGATAAACACCCGGATCTGTTGTTTTTAGATATCCAGATGCCCGAACGGAGTGGGTTCGACTTGCTGCAAGCCTTAGATAATGTACCCGAAGTCATCTTCGTCACGGCCTTTGACCAGTATGCCATAAAAGCGTTTGATGTGAATGCACTGGATTACCTGTTAAAACCAATTCGGGCAGAACGGTTTGCGCAGGCCATAGCCAAACTGACCATGAAAGCTGCTTTTTCTGGCCAAAGCAAGCAGATTTTTGTGAAAGACCGAGATCAATATCATTTCATCCGGTGGAACAAGGTCTACCTGATTGAATCGATGGACAATTACGCCCGGTTATTTTATGAGCAGAAAAATGTCTGGCTGAAAAGCTCGTTGAACCAGTTGGTAAAAACACTGGACGAAGCCATATTCTTCCGGATCAACAGAGCGCAGGTGGTCAATATGCATTTTATTCAAACGATCAATACATCTGAAAATAGCCGACTAACGATTACACTCACGACTGGGCAAACGCTGAAGGTTTCGCAACGGCAATCGGCCCGGCTAAAAAACGCAGGAAACATCTAA
- a CDS encoding CocE/NonD family hydrolase, whose protein sequence is MKERIMMGLLCLFLTTICQAQTFILATANVSDSLGVAQAMPELARKVLASNQPQADQKAFFNAVFRLQLVAGQYAEAQKSIASLRSLSKDPFADLLYKQYELFAEAHLRQRQNGTGFGANFKPILSTLFAGLDDRRAVAISTAFSSRDGLTGLENDLEKRLSAVKKDSLTLSEAIALCSSYNTLQVYKQIEAIAQPVIKADEERRFIRDDSVLIKTKDGATLSAVVVRKRGITTPQPTALLFFIYSNTDRSLAEARYAAARGYVGIVADTRGKRLSPDPIAPYEHEAKDVNSVIDWIVKQPWSNGKVGMYGGSYSGFAQWAATKYLHPALKTIVPYVAAIPGQGLPMENNVFLNANYQWAFYVTNNKYVDNEVNNDNQRWRRMRNQWYQTGSAYSKIDSIDGTPNPWLQRWLKHPDYDAYWQRMVPYGKEFANITIPVLSITGYYDDGQISAMHYITEHYKHKPNADHYLIIGPYDHFGAQQGGVPVLHDYKVDPVALIDTKEITFNWLDYVLKGGQKPALLKDKINYEVMGANSWQHAPSIEKMSNTSLTLYMTDQKDGDNYRLTRQKPKVPRSLKQEVDLADRTTSNNDYYPDPIVRKTLNRSNGLFFISEPFDHEISINGMFSGELKAVINKKDMDIGVILYEVTPQGEFFELSYYLGRASYARDASHRNLLKPGVMETIPFSKTRLVSRQLRKGSRLLVVLNIDKNPFAQINYGTGKDVSQETIRDAGAPLTIRWFTDSFIKIPVQENPARF, encoded by the coding sequence ATGAAGGAAAGAATCATGATGGGATTGCTATGCCTTTTCCTGACCACTATATGCCAGGCCCAAACCTTTATCCTGGCAACGGCAAACGTATCCGATAGTCTCGGCGTTGCTCAGGCGATGCCCGAACTGGCCAGAAAAGTTTTAGCCAGCAATCAACCCCAAGCCGATCAAAAAGCTTTTTTCAATGCCGTTTTTCGCCTGCAATTAGTTGCCGGTCAATACGCCGAAGCCCAAAAGAGCATCGCATCCTTGCGGTCGCTGTCAAAAGATCCCTTCGCAGACTTACTGTATAAACAATATGAATTATTCGCCGAAGCCCACTTAAGGCAAAGGCAGAATGGAACTGGTTTTGGGGCAAATTTTAAACCGATCTTAAGTACCCTTTTTGCAGGGTTGGACGATCGAAGAGCCGTAGCAATTTCAACGGCTTTTAGTAGCCGGGATGGGCTCACTGGCTTGGAGAATGACCTGGAGAAACGTTTATCAGCAGTGAAAAAGGATAGTTTGACTCTGTCCGAGGCCATAGCGCTTTGTAGCAGCTATAATACGTTACAGGTCTATAAGCAGATCGAGGCTATTGCCCAGCCAGTTATAAAGGCTGATGAAGAGCGTCGATTTATTCGTGACGATAGCGTGCTGATTAAAACGAAGGATGGGGCAACGCTGTCTGCGGTAGTCGTTCGTAAACGGGGGATTACGACTCCTCAACCCACAGCTTTGCTCTTTTTTATTTATTCGAATACAGATCGGAGTTTGGCAGAAGCGAGGTATGCCGCAGCGCGAGGGTACGTGGGAATCGTTGCCGATACCAGGGGAAAACGGCTAAGTCCAGATCCGATAGCGCCTTATGAGCATGAAGCCAAAGACGTTAATTCGGTGATTGACTGGATCGTTAAGCAGCCCTGGAGTAATGGGAAGGTGGGCATGTATGGAGGGAGTTATTCTGGTTTCGCACAGTGGGCAGCGACGAAGTACCTGCACCCGGCCTTAAAAACGATCGTGCCTTATGTAGCGGCCATTCCGGGCCAGGGTTTGCCGATGGAAAATAACGTATTTCTGAACGCCAATTATCAGTGGGCGTTTTATGTCACGAACAATAAGTACGTCGATAATGAGGTAAATAATGACAATCAGCGATGGCGTCGGATGCGCAACCAATGGTATCAGACCGGTTCAGCTTACAGTAAGATCGACAGCATTGACGGAACGCCTAATCCGTGGTTGCAACGGTGGCTGAAGCATCCTGACTATGATGCATACTGGCAAAGAATGGTGCCGTATGGAAAAGAGTTTGCCAATATTACAATTCCGGTATTGAGCATTACGGGTTATTACGACGACGGGCAGATTTCGGCTATGCACTACATAACCGAGCATTATAAACACAAGCCCAATGCTGACCATTACCTGATCATTGGCCCTTACGATCATTTTGGGGCGCAACAGGGAGGGGTGCCTGTTTTGCATGATTACAAGGTGGACCCCGTTGCGTTGATCGATACGAAAGAAATCACGTTCAACTGGCTGGATTATGTACTTAAGGGTGGGCAGAAACCAGCTCTATTGAAAGACAAAATCAATTATGAGGTTATGGGAGCCAACTCCTGGCAACACGCGCCATCCATCGAAAAAATGAGTAATACGAGCCTGACACTTTACATGACGGACCAGAAAGACGGTGATAATTATCGGCTGACCAGGCAAAAACCTAAAGTACCCAGATCACTTAAGCAGGAAGTTGACCTGGCCGACCGCACTACTTCGAACAATGATTACTATCCAGATCCGATCGTAAGAAAAACACTCAACCGGAGCAACGGGCTGTTTTTTATCAGCGAACCCTTCGATCACGAGATTTCCATCAATGGGATGTTTTCGGGAGAGTTGAAAGCTGTCATCAATAAAAAAGACATGGATATAGGTGTCATACTTTACGAAGTGACACCGCAGGGCGAGTTTTTCGAGCTGTCGTACTATTTGGGAAGGGCAAGCTATGCCCGAGATGCGAGCCATCGAAATCTGTTAAAGCCCGGCGTTATGGAAACCATTCCGTTTTCGAAAACAAGACTGGTCAGCCGCCAATTGAGAAAGGGAAGTCGCCTGCTCGTCGTTTTAAATATTGACAAAAACCCTTTTGCCCAGATCAATTATGGCACCGGAAAAGACGTAAGCCAGGAGACGATCAGAGATGCCGGTGCTCCTTTAACGATTAGGTGGTTTACTGATAGTTTTATCAAAATTCCCGTTCAAGAAAATCCAGCTCGTTTTTGA
- the hemG gene encoding protoporphyrinogen oxidase, with the protein MTIGIIGAGISGLTLAYELQQQGIDYHIWEAAGRAGGYIGSQWATGPAGQQYLRELGPNSLLGDADLLLWLDKLGLTPELTFSKPVSKARYIFRDGQYRQLPSGPPSLLFGNFFSWKTKLAIFRERNNKTKSPEGETLAQFFRRRFSNEIVDYALAPFVGGIYAGDPEHLLVSETFPILLHYEKEYGSVLRGLIKNQSAAGRRQSFSFRNGMQALPNALANRLTSLSLNDRVERITRTSDGWQVDAATGTQTVDTLVLAIGTDTAARLVAATYPDFANALREVEYPPMTAVHSVYKRADVQHPLNGFGGLNPKVEGRFASGHIWSSSIFDGRCPEDEVLITTMVGGQSGERNARLPDGVLFEKVHQELRTSFGITAKEPVFRALTRWERAIPQYDSRIVSVKQQAEAVEKDALLVCANWYKGVSLSDCLGKARQLANQLSSKSLINKF; encoded by the coding sequence ATGACTATTGGCATTATTGGCGCAGGAATTTCGGGGCTTACACTGGCCTATGAACTCCAGCAGCAGGGTATTGACTATCATATTTGGGAAGCAGCCGGACGAGCCGGTGGCTATATTGGCTCACAATGGGCAACCGGACCGGCAGGACAACAATATCTGCGCGAGTTAGGCCCTAATTCGTTGCTTGGCGACGCTGATCTATTGCTTTGGCTCGACAAACTGGGCCTCACCCCAGAACTGACGTTCAGTAAACCCGTTAGTAAAGCGCGCTATATTTTTCGCGATGGTCAGTACCGGCAGTTACCATCAGGTCCGCCATCGCTTTTGTTCGGCAATTTTTTTAGCTGGAAAACAAAACTGGCGATCTTCCGAGAGCGGAACAACAAAACAAAATCGCCGGAAGGGGAAACGTTAGCGCAATTTTTCAGACGCCGTTTTTCCAATGAGATTGTCGATTATGCGCTGGCACCGTTTGTAGGTGGAATTTATGCGGGCGATCCCGAACATCTGCTGGTCTCCGAAACGTTTCCGATTCTTCTGCACTATGAAAAAGAATATGGATCGGTACTACGGGGGTTGATAAAAAATCAATCAGCCGCTGGACGTCGTCAGTCGTTCAGTTTCCGGAATGGGATGCAGGCATTGCCCAATGCCCTGGCCAACCGGCTCACCAGTCTGTCGCTCAACGATCGGGTCGAACGTATTACCCGAACCAGCGACGGCTGGCAGGTTGACGCAGCAACCGGCACCCAAACCGTTGATACACTGGTACTGGCTATTGGTACTGATACAGCCGCCCGGTTGGTAGCAGCTACTTACCCTGACTTTGCAAATGCGCTTCGTGAGGTCGAATACCCGCCCATGACCGCCGTTCACTCGGTCTACAAACGGGCTGATGTTCAGCATCCTCTAAATGGTTTTGGCGGACTGAATCCAAAAGTCGAGGGGCGTTTTGCATCTGGACACATCTGGAGCAGTTCCATTTTTGATGGTCGTTGCCCCGAGGATGAAGTGCTGATTACGACTATGGTAGGTGGTCAGTCGGGTGAGCGCAACGCTCGACTTCCCGATGGCGTACTGTTCGAAAAGGTTCATCAGGAATTAAGGACCAGTTTTGGAATAACGGCAAAAGAGCCTGTTTTTCGAGCCCTTACTCGCTGGGAGCGCGCTATTCCGCAGTATGATTCCAGGATAGTGTCGGTAAAGCAGCAGGCTGAAGCCGTTGAAAAAGATGCGTTGCTGGTATGTGCCAATTGGTATAAGGGTGTTTCGCTCTCCGATTGTCTTGGTAAAGCCCGGCAACTGGCTAATCAATTGAGCAGCAAATCACTGATTAACAAATTTTAA
- a CDS encoding DUF4296 domain-containing protein, giving the protein MRWHLMKQTIWMALAMLGIGLLPSCQSAEDKRPENLIPEDRMANILTEVHMAESRVSRLGLRSIDSSNLAYKHLENQIFKKFKVDTAAYSKSYTYYSSHPSEMEAIYKQVVDNLKKKTEAPKKPTRS; this is encoded by the coding sequence ATGCGTTGGCATCTGATGAAACAAACCATCTGGATGGCCCTGGCAATGCTTGGTATAGGACTGTTGCCGAGTTGCCAGTCCGCCGAAGATAAACGCCCGGAAAATCTAATTCCTGAGGATCGTATGGCCAATATTCTGACCGAAGTACATATGGCCGAATCGCGCGTCAGTCGTTTGGGGCTTCGATCGATCGATTCGTCTAATTTAGCGTATAAGCACCTTGAAAATCAGATTTTTAAGAAGTTTAAGGTAGATACAGCAGCCTATTCGAAAAGCTATACGTATTACTCATCGCACCCGAGTGAGATGGAAGCTATCTACAAGCAGGTCGTCGACAACCTGAAAAAGAAAACGGAAGCGCCCAAAAAACCAACCCGTTCATGA
- the aac(3) gene encoding aminoglycoside 3-N-acetyltransferase: MLLVGDSLYWTRRLLGEQLTTIWLHAGNAVMVHASLRAVGPMLNGPDALIGAILDVIGSEGTLLCYVNWDSQHENALDETGRVPNALKTDIPPFHPLYSRASRDHGVFAEFARTIPGAQRSLNPGASVVAIGGRANWFIADHPLDYGYGPGSPFAKLVSVSGKILMIGAPLDTMSLLHHAEHLARIPGKHIRRMEVPLQINGHVDWRMIEEFDTVDPVVDGLDTDYFKTIVEEFLATKGSNQGLIGAAASVLLPAADIVPYAVRWLEKRFG; this comes from the coding sequence ATGCTACTGGTTGGAGATAGCCTTTACTGGACACGTCGCTTACTTGGCGAACAGTTAACGACTATTTGGCTACACGCCGGAAATGCTGTTATGGTGCATGCCAGCTTACGTGCTGTGGGGCCAATGCTTAACGGTCCAGATGCCCTGATTGGAGCCATTCTGGATGTAATTGGTAGTGAAGGTACGCTGCTTTGTTACGTTAACTGGGACTCGCAGCATGAGAATGCGCTCGATGAAACGGGACGAGTACCGAATGCACTTAAAACTGATATTCCTCCTTTTCATCCTCTATATTCCAGAGCGAGCCGGGATCATGGTGTTTTTGCTGAATTTGCCCGCACAATCCCTGGGGCTCAACGAAGTTTAAATCCGGGCGCATCAGTCGTCGCCATTGGTGGGCGGGCCAATTGGTTTATTGCTGATCATCCGCTCGACTACGGGTATGGACCAGGTTCGCCCTTTGCAAAGCTGGTCTCTGTATCGGGGAAGATTCTGATGATTGGCGCTCCCCTCGATACAATGAGCCTGCTTCATCATGCCGAGCACCTGGCCCGGATACCGGGTAAACATATCCGCCGAATGGAGGTTCCCCTGCAAATCAATGGCCATGTTGATTGGCGTATGATTGAAGAGTTCGATACAGTCGATCCGGTAGTAGATGGACTGGATACTGACTATTTCAAAACCATTGTCGAAGAGTTTCTAGCAACAAAGGGTAGTAATCAAGGGCTGATTGGTGCTGCGGCTTCTGTGCTTCTACCAGCCGCCGATATCGTTCCCTATGCCGTTCGGTGGTTGGAAAAGCGTTTTGGCTAA
- a CDS encoding sensor histidine kinase: MSGETVMFFYFGAVSAIWVLNAVRWSFSQSWIDGLFTLLVLISFAQSVFFSLFAESVPLSKAGYLVIHSLHRGLIKIIFLELIYLLFNGITWPISSRKWWRIGQLGLLGFLLIDIGLLLLSDENWYRSLTGHIVSGLYWCLLIGISVLGIRIAAKRQDAIGKTFIMGSIFMLLNELYVLVYALLHTFPFPPNVVSIDLQRQALWGGRILELLCFSLCLVFYQRYVAVVKAVEQTQLAEQIKQERLEAELSMRRLEQEKTNVQLRALQAQVNPHFLFNSLNSLSALIDDDQERASQFVDQLSQVYRYLLTTRDQSVATLASELAFMESYYHLLKTRHGSGLILTVQVNPADQTKLLPPLTLQLLVENAVKHNIVLASEPLRVDIVTDEAGYLVVSNNLQRKRTSILSNGVGLSTILVQYQKLDQPAPDIVEGKDTFMVRLPLIQPLTELAQQ; encoded by the coding sequence ATGTCTGGCGAAACAGTTATGTTTTTCTACTTTGGGGCAGTTAGTGCCATTTGGGTACTAAACGCTGTGCGGTGGAGCTTTTCTCAGAGTTGGATCGACGGACTGTTTACCTTACTGGTGCTTATCTCATTTGCCCAATCGGTCTTCTTCTCACTTTTTGCCGAAAGTGTTCCGTTGTCGAAAGCGGGCTATCTGGTTATTCATAGTCTTCATAGAGGTCTCATAAAAATCATTTTTCTAGAGTTAATCTATTTACTTTTCAACGGGATTACCTGGCCAATTTCATCGAGAAAATGGTGGCGAATCGGGCAGCTTGGTTTGCTAGGTTTCCTCTTGATCGATATCGGGCTGCTTTTGTTATCAGACGAAAATTGGTATCGGTCATTGACGGGCCATATCGTTTCCGGATTGTACTGGTGCCTGCTGATCGGAATCAGTGTGCTCGGCATCCGGATAGCCGCCAAACGACAGGATGCTATCGGAAAGACATTTATCATGGGCAGTATTTTTATGCTGCTGAATGAATTATACGTGTTGGTCTATGCTTTGCTGCATACATTTCCTTTTCCGCCAAACGTCGTGTCGATTGATCTGCAAAGGCAGGCACTCTGGGGAGGACGTATCCTAGAGTTGCTTTGCTTTTCGCTTTGTCTGGTATTTTACCAACGCTATGTTGCCGTAGTAAAAGCGGTAGAACAAACACAATTGGCAGAGCAAATAAAGCAGGAACGGCTGGAGGCTGAATTGTCAATGCGCCGATTAGAGCAGGAAAAAACCAATGTTCAACTGCGGGCCTTACAAGCCCAGGTTAATCCCCACTTTCTTTTCAATAGCCTCAATTCGTTATCGGCTTTAATAGACGACGACCAGGAGCGAGCCAGTCAGTTTGTCGATCAGCTAAGTCAGGTTTATCGATACCTTCTCACAACTAGAGATCAATCCGTAGCGACCCTGGCCAGTGAGCTCGCTTTTATGGAGTCGTATTATCACCTGCTCAAAACCCGGCACGGTAGCGGGTTGATACTAACCGTACAAGTCAACCCTGCTGATCAGACCAAATTATTGCCCCCTCTGACACTTCAGTTACTGGTTGAAAATGCCGTGAAGCACAACATCGTCCTGGCCAGTGAGCCGCTGCGTGTTGACATTGTTACGGATGAAGCCGGGTATTTAGTCGTGAGTAATAACCTTCAACGTAAACGTACCTCTATCCTGTCAAATGGTGTCGGGCTATCGACGATTCTTGTCCAGTACCAAAAACTTGATCAGCCAGCCCCGGACATTGTTGAAGGGAAGGACACGTTTATGGTTCGGCTACCGCTCATTCAGCCCCTGACTGAATTGGCTCAGCAATAG